A portion of the Myripristis murdjan chromosome 13, fMyrMur1.1, whole genome shotgun sequence genome contains these proteins:
- the LOC115370429 gene encoding WD repeat-containing protein 20, with amino-acid sequence MAGDGGALKDINEIKSQFRTREGFYKLLTLSDSQQRGGLPRGPSAGATLGPGAGPGPIPGGGVGLLQGPGAAAAAAAAAAASSSNAAANSSPAGFLPPVRVSMVKLQPEDPSEESERVCFNIGRELYFYTYTNIKKAVDLSKPIDKRIYKGTQPTCHDFNQYSATAESVALIVGFSAGQVQYLDPIKKETSKLFNEERLIDKSKVTCLKWLPKSENLFLASHASGHLYLYNVDHPCGTTAPQYSLLRQGEGFAVYACKTKTPRNPLLRWAVGEGGLNEFAFSPDGVHVACVGQDGCLRVFHFDSMELQGVMKSYFGGLLCVSWSPDGKYLATGGEDDLVTVWSFAESRVVARGHGHKSWVNVVAFDPFTTSLEDDEPMELSGSEEDLHQGAPPPSMHFGRVRTSSTLSRLSRHSSKGGGSASVTYRFGSVGQDTQFCLWDLTDDVLYPRLPLSRALTNTFGPSLSNSGSGGINSTTVGGGTGAVEGHHHPPNATTGTSNPPTLPLPLPRSLSRSNSLPHPAVANASKGQGASEGGGGGGGGGGGGSSGGGNSTPFSIGRFATLSLQERKSDKSGGSGVEKEHKRYHSLGNISKSNDKINVAPRSSRLDAAKVLGTTLCPRMHEVPLLEPLVCKKIAHERLTVLVFMDDCIITACQEGLICTWARPGKANLTAQNGNSPSGTVV; translated from the exons ATGGCCGGAGATGGCGGCGCTCTGAAGGATATCAATGAGATTAAATCCCAGTTCCGGACCAGAGAGGGCTTCTACAAGCTGCTCACCCTCTCCGATTCGCAGCAGCGGGGCGGGCTGCCGCGAGGTCCGTCCGCCGGAGCCACGCTGGGCCCCGGGGCCGGACCGGGGCCGATACCCGGCGGAGGGGTCGGGCTGCTGCAGGGGCCCGgggccgccgccgctgctgccgccgccgccgccgcctcctcgTCCAATGCCGCAGCCAACTCCTCTCCGGCGGGCTTCCTGCCGCCCGTCCGGGTCTCCATGGTCAAACTGCAGCCGGAAGACCCAAGCGAGGAGTCGGAGCGGGTTTGCTTCAACATCGGCAGAGAGCTGTATTTTTACACATATACCAACATCAAGAAG gcggTGGACCTCAGTAAGCCCATAGACAAGAGAATCTATAAGGGGACGCAGCCGACGTGTCACGACTTCAACCAGTACTCTGCCACGGCAGAGAGCGTGGCACTCATCGTGGGTTTCTCCGCAGGGCAGGTCCAGTACCTCGACCCCATCAAGAAGGAAACCAGTAAACTCTTCAACGAGGAG AGGTTGATAGACAAATCCAAGGTGACGTGTCTGAAATGGCTTCCCAAGTCAGAGAACCTGTTTCTGGCCTCTCACGCCAGCGGCCACCTCTACCTCTACAACGTGGACCATCCCTGCGGCACCACCGCCCCGCAGTACTCTCTGCTGCGGCAGGGCGAAGGCTTCGCCGTCTATGCCTGCAAAACCAAGACACCGCGAAACCCGTTGCTGCGCTGGGCCGTGGGCGAGGGTGGCCTCAACGAATTCGCCTTCTCCCCGGACGGCGTGCATGTGGCGTGCGTGGGTCAGGACGGCTGCCTGCGCGTCTTCCACTTTGACTCGATGGAGCTGCAGGGGGTGATGAAGAGCTACTTTGgcgggctgctgtgtgtgtcgtGGAGCCCCGACGGGAAATACCTGGCCACGGGCGGAGAGGACGACCTGGTCACAGTCTGGTCATTTGCTGAGAGTCGCGTGGTGGCCAGAGGTCACGGTCACAAGTCCTGGGTCAACGTGGTGGCCTTTGACCCTTTCACGACCTCCCTGGAAGATGACGAGCCCATGGAGCTCAGTGGCAGCGAGGAGGAcctccaccagggggcgccaCCTCCATCCATGCACTTTGGACGAGTCCGAACCAGCAGCACGTTGTCCCGTTTGTCCCGGCACAGCTCCAAAGGCGGCGGGTCGGCGTCTGTCACGTACCGGTTTGGCTCGGTGGGGCAGGATACCCAGTTCTGTCTGTGGGACTTGACGGATGACGTGCTGTACCCTCGCCTGCCGCTGTCCCGTGCCCTCACTAACACCTTCGGACCCTCGCTGTCCAACTCTGGCAGCGGGGGCATCAACAGCACCACAGTGGGAGGAGGAACTGGAGCGGTGGAGGGGCACCACCACCCGCCCAACGCCACCACCGGCACCTCCAATCCCCCGACGCTCCCGCTGCCCCTACCTCGCTCCCTGTCGCGCTCCAACTCCCTGCCCCATCCTGCCGTGGCCAACGCCTCCAAGGGCCAGGGCGCCTCGGAAGGCGGAGGGGGAGGCggcggagggggaggaggagggagcagcgGGGGTGGCAACAGCACCCCGTTCAGCATCGGCCGCTTCGCCACGCTGTCACTTCAGGAACGCAAGTCGGACAAGTCCGGTGGCAGCGGCGTGGAGAAGGAGCACAAGAGATACCACAGCCTGGGCAACATCAGCAAGAGCAACGACAAGATCAACGTGGCGCCGCGCAGCAGCAGGCTGGACGCCGCCAAGGTCCTGGGCACCACGCTGTGCCCGCGCATGCACGAGGTGCCGCTGCTGGAGCCGCTGGTGTGTAAGAAGATTGCGCACGAGAGGCTGACGGTCCTGGTGTTCATGGACGACTGCATCATCACAGCCTGCCAGGAGGGCCTGATCTGCACCTGGGCACGACCGGGGAAGGCG AACTTGACAGCACAGAACGGGAACTCTCCGAGCGGCACGGTGGTATAG